One part of the Sphingopyxis sp. PAMC25046 genome encodes these proteins:
- a CDS encoding DOPA 4,5-dioxygenase family protein, which yields MTNLDARYHAHIYYDLAERPAAAALRDDFTRDPAILFVGAMTDRAVGPHPIAQYEVHFLARSQDAVIAAIEPTGLRALVHPLTDDDLADHTSLARWIGEPIDLDVTVLDPPGANQGMARFGGADF from the coding sequence ATGACGAACCTCGACGCCCGCTATCACGCCCATATCTATTATGACCTCGCCGAGCGCCCCGCTGCGGCGGCGCTGCGCGACGATTTTACCCGCGATCCCGCGATCCTGTTCGTCGGGGCGATGACCGACCGCGCGGTCGGTCCACACCCGATCGCGCAATATGAGGTGCATTTTCTGGCCCGGTCGCAGGATGCCGTTATCGCGGCGATCGAGCCGACAGGGCTGCGCGCGCTGGTTCACCCGCTGACCGACGACGACCTTGCAGACCATACCAGCCTTGCGCGCTGGATCGGCGAACCGATCGATCTCGACGTCACCGTGCTCGACCCTCCGGGAGCGAATCAGGGCATGGCCCGCTTCGGCGGCGCGGACTTCTAA
- a CDS encoding NADPH-dependent FMN reductase, with product MTRHILIFYGSYRRDRQGITLARWLVDAIDARGDSAELIDAKAVGLPMLDRMYKEYPKGEAPTAMEELAGKIRAADGFLFVTGEYNWGPQPGLKNLTDHYLEEWFWRPAAIACYSAGPWSGVRAMMGWRDTLGEMGMAVTSSILPVGRIGGAFDAEGNPTGDDGARLEKSFPRFAEDLNWWIDAAKAQRAKADPPY from the coding sequence ATGACCCGACATATCCTCATCTTCTACGGCAGCTATCGCCGCGACCGGCAGGGCATCACGCTCGCGCGCTGGCTCGTCGATGCCATCGATGCGCGCGGCGACAGCGCCGAACTGATCGACGCGAAAGCGGTCGGCCTGCCGATGCTCGACCGGATGTACAAGGAATATCCGAAGGGCGAAGCGCCCACGGCGATGGAGGAACTCGCGGGGAAGATCCGCGCCGCCGACGGCTTTCTGTTCGTTACCGGCGAATATAATTGGGGGCCGCAGCCGGGGCTCAAGAACCTCACGGACCATTATCTCGAGGAATGGTTCTGGCGCCCCGCCGCGATCGCCTGTTATTCGGCGGGCCCGTGGTCGGGGGTGCGCGCGATGATGGGCTGGCGCGACACGCTCGGCGAGATGGGAATGGCGGTCACGTCATCGATCCTGCCGGTTGGGCGGATCGGCGGCGCGTTCGACGCCGAGGGCAATCCGACGGGCGACGACGGCGCGCGGCTGGAGAAGAGCTTTCCCCGCTTCGCCGAAGACCTCAATTGGTGGATCGACGCCGCCAAGGCGCAACGCGCGAAGGCCGATCCGCCCTACTGA
- a CDS encoding haloalkane dehalogenase codes for MMRVYRTSDERFAELADWPYAPEYVEIADGLRVHYVDEGAKDAQPVLMLHGEPTWSYLYRHMIGPATAAGFRVVAPDLIGFGRSDKPLDRGAYSYAAQVAWMRQWVEALDLKNMILACQDWGSLIGLRLVAEMPERFAGVALSNGGLPEGQPAPRAFAIWRAFSRYSPVFPIGRIVGAGAKRELSAAEIAAYDAPFPTRGSKVAARIYPSFVPLGNNVAVPDQKRAWAALEAFDKPFLCCFSDGDPITRGGDALFTARVPGAQGMAHRTLRGGHFIQEDDPAGFVAAIRDVAAAGK; via the coding sequence ATGATGCGTGTCTATCGTACGTCTGACGAGCGTTTTGCGGAGCTGGCCGACTGGCCCTATGCGCCCGAATATGTCGAGATCGCCGACGGGCTTCGCGTTCATTATGTCGATGAAGGGGCGAAGGATGCGCAGCCGGTGCTGATGCTGCACGGCGAGCCGACCTGGTCCTATCTGTATCGCCATATGATCGGCCCGGCGACCGCGGCGGGCTTTCGCGTCGTCGCGCCCGACCTGATCGGCTTCGGCCGGTCGGACAAGCCGCTCGACCGCGGCGCTTACAGCTATGCGGCGCAGGTCGCGTGGATGCGGCAATGGGTCGAGGCGCTCGACCTCAAAAACATGATCCTCGCTTGTCAGGACTGGGGTTCGCTGATCGGGTTGCGGCTCGTTGCCGAAATGCCCGAACGGTTCGCCGGGGTCGCGCTGTCCAACGGCGGCCTGCCCGAAGGCCAGCCCGCCCCGCGCGCGTTTGCGATCTGGCGCGCCTTTTCGCGCTACAGCCCGGTCTTCCCGATCGGGAGGATCGTTGGGGCCGGCGCAAAGCGTGAACTGAGCGCTGCCGAGATCGCGGCTTATGACGCGCCGTTCCCGACGCGCGGATCGAAGGTCGCGGCGCGCATCTATCCGTCCTTCGTGCCGCTTGGCAACAATGTCGCGGTTCCGGACCAGAAGCGCGCATGGGCGGCGCTCGAGGCGTTCGACAAGCCCTTCCTCTGCTGCTTTTCCGACGGCGATCCGATCACGCGCGGCGGCGATGCGCTGTTCACGGCGCGGGTGCCGGGCGCGCAGGGCATGGCGCACCGCACGCTGAGGGGCGGACATTTCATCCAGGAAGACGACCCGGCGGGCTTCGTCGCGGCAATTCGCGATGTGGCAGCGGCTGGCAAATAA
- a CDS encoding ATP phosphoribosyltransferase regulatory subunit, whose protein sequence is MTKAPALLPEGLRDRLPRQAEAASRVTRALVDAMCAHGYGRVSPPLAEFRETLGGDDERSTRDLLRFTDPVSQRTLALRPDITRQVGRIATSLLASAPRPLRLCYAGQVVKLRASQLRPAREMLQVGAELIGSDSVAAAREIVTVAIDALEAAGIGPVTIDFTLPDVVDLLASGPLPVEADIQQLRDELDAKDAGALTRIGATAYLPLLRATGPFDQAIADLRSFDTGGVLTARIDALEAIAAPIRDRVTLTLDPTERHGFAYQSWFGFQVFVPGQGDAVGRGGGYSIPVGEQEESAVGFSLYPDPLIDAGLGAENDRERRIFLPLGHDAALAASLRADDWQTVAALSDSDDARALGCGFILGPEGPVEV, encoded by the coding sequence ATGACCAAGGCCCCCGCCCTGCTGCCCGAAGGCCTCCGCGACCGCCTCCCCCGCCAAGCGGAGGCCGCCTCGCGCGTCACTCGCGCGCTCGTCGATGCGATGTGCGCGCACGGCTATGGTCGCGTATCGCCGCCGCTCGCCGAGTTCCGCGAAACGCTCGGCGGCGACGACGAACGCTCGACGCGCGACCTGCTGCGTTTCACCGACCCGGTGTCGCAGCGCACGCTGGCGCTACGCCCCGACATTACGCGGCAGGTTGGCCGCATCGCCACCTCGCTGCTCGCCAGTGCGCCCCGCCCGCTACGTCTCTGTTATGCGGGGCAAGTCGTGAAGCTTCGCGCCAGCCAGCTCCGCCCCGCGCGCGAGATGCTGCAGGTCGGCGCCGAACTGATCGGCAGCGACAGCGTCGCCGCGGCGCGCGAGATCGTGACGGTCGCTATCGACGCGCTCGAAGCCGCTGGTATCGGCCCGGTCACGATCGATTTCACCCTGCCCGACGTCGTCGACCTGCTCGCAAGCGGACCGCTGCCTGTCGAAGCCGACATCCAGCAATTACGCGACGAACTCGATGCCAAGGATGCCGGCGCGCTGACGCGGATCGGCGCAACCGCCTATCTGCCGCTGCTCCGCGCGACCGGCCCGTTCGATCAGGCGATCGCCGATCTTCGCTCTTTCGATACCGGCGGAGTTCTCACCGCCCGCATCGACGCGCTCGAAGCGATTGCCGCGCCGATCCGCGATCGTGTGACGCTGACGCTCGATCCGACCGAGCGCCACGGCTTCGCCTATCAAAGCTGGTTCGGCTTTCAGGTCTTCGTGCCGGGACAGGGCGATGCGGTCGGCCGCGGTGGCGGCTATTCGATTCCCGTCGGCGAACAGGAGGAATCGGCGGTCGGCTTTTCGCTCTACCCCGATCCGCTGATCGACGCCGGACTTGGCGCCGAGAATGATCGCGAACGCCGCATCTTCCTGCCGCTCGGCCACGACGCGGCGCTCGCTGCAAGTTTGCGCGCGGACGACTGGCAGACAGTGGCGGCGCTCTCCGACAGCGACGACGCCCGCGCGCTCGGCTGTGGTTTCATTCTCGGCCCCGAAGGGCCCGTGGAAGTTTAG
- a CDS encoding MFS transporter, with protein MTDKASPAPGIASPSADGISAQTRTMLWILLIVYIFNFLDRQIVNILAEPIKADLGLSDTELGLLAGPAFAVFYALLGIPIARYADREGTNRVRLIALALAIWSAMTAVCGLAQNFVQLLLARIGVGVGEAGCTPAAHSLISDSVAPEKRSSAIAFYGLGVPIGSLLGLILGGIVNDLYGWRIALMLVGAPGLLLALAVLFVMREPRHHRPVETTAEAAPAQLPAREAMREIFSSRAFLYILIAASVTAFLGYGKALWTISFFIRSHGLSTTEAGLSMAVVLGLAGVFGTWLGGKCADIFGKRDKRHILTLPAYGMAVGAPILFLGYQMDDWRVAVALLIVPTILNSAYYGPAYACVQGLVRPQARAVAASIMLFGQNLIGLGFGPFLFGVLSDALAPAYGEESVRYVLYGAAWLGLIPAFFFWRASLLLASELKSG; from the coding sequence ATGACTGACAAAGCCTCGCCGGCCCCGGGTATCGCTTCGCCGTCAGCCGATGGCATTTCCGCGCAAACGCGGACGATGCTGTGGATCCTGTTGATCGTCTATATCTTCAACTTTCTCGATCGGCAGATCGTCAATATCCTCGCCGAACCGATAAAGGCCGACCTCGGCCTTTCGGATACCGAACTTGGCCTGCTCGCCGGCCCCGCCTTCGCCGTTTTCTATGCGCTGCTTGGCATCCCGATCGCGCGCTATGCCGACCGGGAGGGGACGAACCGCGTCCGGCTGATCGCCCTCGCGCTCGCCATCTGGTCGGCGATGACCGCGGTGTGCGGGTTGGCGCAGAACTTCGTGCAATTGCTCCTCGCGCGCATCGGCGTCGGCGTGGGCGAGGCAGGGTGCACTCCCGCCGCGCATTCGCTGATTTCGGACAGTGTTGCGCCCGAAAAGCGCTCGTCGGCGATCGCATTTTATGGCCTCGGCGTCCCGATCGGTTCGCTGCTCGGGCTGATTCTCGGCGGCATCGTCAACGATCTCTACGGCTGGCGCATCGCATTGATGCTCGTCGGGGCGCCCGGTCTGCTGCTCGCGCTGGCGGTGCTGTTCGTGATGCGCGAACCGCGGCATCACCGACCCGTCGAGACGACGGCGGAGGCTGCGCCGGCACAGCTTCCCGCGCGCGAGGCGATGCGCGAAATCTTTTCGTCGCGCGCGTTCCTCTACATATTGATCGCGGCGTCCGTCACCGCCTTCCTCGGTTATGGCAAGGCGCTGTGGACGATCAGCTTTTTCATCCGCAGCCACGGCCTGTCGACCACCGAAGCGGGGCTGTCGATGGCGGTGGTGCTGGGGCTGGCAGGGGTATTCGGTACTTGGCTCGGCGGCAAATGCGCCGACATTTTCGGCAAGCGCGACAAGCGACATATTCTGACCTTGCCCGCCTATGGCATGGCCGTCGGCGCCCCGATCCTCTTTCTCGGCTATCAAATGGACGACTGGCGCGTCGCGGTGGCGCTGCTCATCGTCCCGACCATCCTCAATTCAGCCTATTATGGCCCCGCCTATGCCTGCGTTCAGGGGCTGGTGCGGCCGCAGGCGCGCGCGGTCGCGGCGTCGATCATGCTGTTCGGTCAGAATCTGATCGGGCTCGGATTCGGCCCCTTCCTCTTTGGCGTGCTGTCGGACGCACTCGCGCCCGCCTATGGCGAGGAAAGCGTGCGCTACGTTCTTTATGGCGCGGCGTGGCTCGGCCTCATCCCCGCTTTCTTCTTCTGGCGCGCCAGCCTGCTGCTCGCCTCCGAACTCAAGTCGGGCTAG
- a CDS encoding adenylosuccinate synthase, translated as MANVTVIGSQWGDEGKGKIVDWLASRADAVVRFQGGHNAGHTLVVGEQVYKLSLLPSGIVTGTLSIIGNGVVLDPWALRDEIAKLRGQGVEINADNFAIADNCALILPFHRDLDALRETAAGAGKIGTTGRGIGPAYEDKVGRRAIRVCDLAHLDKLEPQLDRLTAHHDALRAGFGEPPIDRERLVADLREIADYVLEYAQPVWKRLKKVRKAGARILFEGAQGVLLDIDHGTYPFVTSSNTVSGTAASGSGLGPSAVGFVLGIAKAYTTRVGSGPFPTELEDETGQRLGERGHEFGTVTGRKRRCGWFDAVLVRQSCAVSGVTGIALTKLDVLDGFDTIRICTGYRLRGKILDYFPAHAADQAEVEPIYEEMDGWHESTAGARSYADLPAQAIKYIQRVQELIETPIALVSTSPEREDTILIRDPFSD; from the coding sequence ATGGCAAATGTTACCGTCATCGGGTCGCAATGGGGCGACGAGGGCAAGGGCAAGATCGTCGACTGGCTCGCCAGCCGCGCCGACGCCGTCGTCCGGTTCCAGGGCGGTCACAATGCCGGCCATACGCTGGTCGTCGGCGAGCAGGTCTACAAGCTCTCGCTGCTTCCCTCGGGCATCGTCACGGGGACGCTGTCGATCATCGGCAACGGGGTGGTGCTCGATCCATGGGCACTGCGCGACGAGATCGCCAAGCTGCGCGGTCAAGGCGTCGAGATCAATGCAGACAATTTCGCGATCGCCGACAATTGCGCGCTGATCCTTCCCTTTCACCGCGACCTCGACGCGCTGCGCGAAACCGCCGCAGGCGCGGGCAAGATCGGCACCACCGGGCGCGGCATCGGCCCCGCTTATGAGGACAAGGTCGGTCGCCGCGCGATCCGCGTCTGCGACCTTGCGCATCTCGACAAGCTCGAACCGCAGCTCGACCGCCTGACCGCGCATCACGACGCGCTGCGCGCCGGCTTCGGCGAACCGCCGATCGACCGCGAGCGCCTGGTCGCCGACCTCCGCGAGATCGCCGACTATGTGCTCGAATATGCCCAGCCCGTCTGGAAGCGTCTGAAAAAGGTCCGCAAGGCTGGCGCACGCATCCTGTTCGAAGGCGCGCAGGGCGTGCTGCTCGATATCGATCATGGCACCTATCCGTTCGTCACCAGCTCGAACACGGTCAGCGGCACCGCGGCGTCGGGCTCAGGCCTCGGCCCCTCGGCGGTCGGCTTCGTGCTCGGGATTGCCAAGGCCTATACGACGCGCGTCGGCAGCGGCCCCTTCCCGACCGAGCTTGAGGACGAGACCGGCCAGCGTCTTGGCGAGCGCGGACATGAATTCGGCACCGTCACCGGCCGCAAGCGCCGCTGCGGCTGGTTCGATGCCGTGCTCGTGCGGCAAAGCTGCGCCGTGTCGGGCGTCACCGGCATCGCGCTGACCAAGCTCGACGTGCTCGACGGGTTTGATACGATCCGCATCTGCACGGGATATCGCCTTCGCGGCAAGATTCTCGACTATTTTCCGGCGCACGCCGCCGATCAGGCCGAGGTCGAACCGATCTACGAAGAAATGGACGGCTGGCACGAATCGACCGCGGGCGCGCGCAGCTATGCCGACCTGCCCGCGCAGGCGATCAAATATATCCAGCGCGTGCAGGAGCTGATCGAAACGCCGATCGCGCTCGTCTCGACGAGCCCCGAACGCGAGGACACGATCCTGATCCGCGATCCGTTCAGCGACTAG
- a CDS encoding alpha/beta hydrolase, whose translation MNKRKWIKYAGVAVFAVASLAVPSPFADARETVRERIRERMAERMGADTGSKVPGSETLAYGDDALQRFDVWRAKGTKSPAPLVIFVHGGGWKRGSKDNATGRFKAEHYPAAGYAFASIDYRLVPAATVEQQAADVASAVRALIDRAGTLGIDRRRIALMGHSAGAHLVALVGTDERYLRGAGLSFSDIAGVLPIDGAAYDVPAQMKDGPPIMQATYKQAFGTDPARQKTLSPAMHAGAPNAPQFLLLYVQRPDGVRQAKALGSALEAGGSRVEHGSFPGEGLQGHAEINRRLGDPSYAPTTAVDAWLKRLFAR comes from the coding sequence ATGAACAAGCGAAAATGGATTAAGTATGCGGGCGTCGCCGTCTTTGCAGTGGCGAGTCTCGCCGTGCCCAGCCCCTTTGCCGATGCGCGCGAGACGGTGCGCGAGCGGATCCGCGAGCGGATGGCAGAGCGCATGGGCGCCGATACGGGATCGAAGGTGCCGGGGAGCGAGACGCTCGCCTATGGCGATGACGCGTTGCAGCGCTTCGATGTCTGGCGCGCGAAGGGTACGAAGTCGCCGGCGCCGCTGGTGATATTCGTTCATGGCGGTGGTTGGAAACGCGGCAGCAAGGACAATGCGACCGGACGCTTCAAGGCCGAACATTATCCGGCGGCGGGCTATGCCTTCGCGTCGATCGATTACCGGCTGGTTCCGGCGGCGACCGTCGAACAACAGGCGGCGGACGTTGCGTCGGCGGTCAGGGCGCTCATCGATCGTGCCGGCACGCTCGGTATCGATAGGCGGCGCATCGCGTTGATGGGGCATAGCGCGGGCGCACATCTCGTCGCGCTGGTCGGGACCGACGAGCGCTACCTGCGCGGCGCGGGACTGTCGTTCTCCGATATCGCCGGAGTGCTCCCGATCGACGGCGCGGCCTATGACGTGCCTGCGCAGATGAAGGACGGACCGCCGATCATGCAGGCGACATACAAGCAGGCGTTCGGGACCGATCCCGCGCGGCAAAAAACATTGTCGCCGGCAATGCACGCTGGGGCGCCCAACGCCCCGCAATTCCTGCTCCTCTACGTCCAGCGCCCCGATGGCGTGCGGCAGGCGAAGGCGCTGGGCTCGGCGTTGGAAGCGGGTGGGAGCCGGGTCGAGCATGGCAGCTTTCCGGGCGAGGGGTTGCAGGGGCATGCCGAAATCAACCGGCGGCTGGGCGACCCATCCTATGCGCCCACGACAGCGGTCGACGCCTGGCTGAAACGGCTGTTCGCTCGCTGA